From Streptomyces durmitorensis, a single genomic window includes:
- the efeU gene encoding iron uptake transporter permease EfeU, with the protein MFGNYLIGLREGLEASLVVCILIAYLVKTERRDALKPIWIGIGVACALALGFGCALTFGSQELTFKAQEALGGSLSIVAVALVTWMVFWMRRTARHLKAELHGKLDAALQMGTGALVATAFLAVGREGLETALFVWASVRASGDGTPGPLIGVLLGLLTAIALGWLFYKGTVRINLARFFTWTGAMLVVVAAGVLAYGVHDLQEAEFLGGLQNKAFDISATIPPDSWYGTLLKGVFNFQPDPTVVQVTVWLLYLIPTLAFFFAPVGFGPGKGKVNATHEQASKAAHSDAGRTVAADGPVRDGGVDGDRTDGDGDRVRDGARGAGGHPVGDEG; encoded by the coding sequence ATGTTCGGCAATTACCTGATCGGCCTGCGCGAGGGTCTCGAGGCCAGCCTGGTCGTCTGCATTCTCATCGCCTATCTGGTGAAGACGGAGCGGCGCGACGCCCTCAAGCCCATCTGGATCGGCATCGGCGTCGCGTGCGCGCTCGCGCTCGGCTTCGGCTGTGCGCTCACCTTCGGTTCGCAGGAGCTGACGTTCAAGGCGCAGGAGGCGCTGGGCGGTTCGCTGTCCATCGTCGCCGTGGCCCTGGTGACGTGGATGGTCTTCTGGATGCGGCGTACGGCCCGTCATCTCAAGGCGGAGCTGCACGGCAAGCTGGACGCGGCGCTGCAGATGGGCACCGGCGCCCTGGTCGCCACCGCGTTCCTCGCCGTGGGCCGGGAGGGCCTGGAGACCGCGCTGTTCGTGTGGGCGTCGGTGCGGGCGTCGGGCGACGGCACGCCGGGGCCGCTGATCGGCGTGCTCCTGGGGCTGCTCACCGCGATCGCGCTCGGCTGGCTGTTCTACAAGGGCACGGTCCGCATCAACCTGGCCAGGTTCTTCACCTGGACCGGCGCGATGCTGGTGGTCGTGGCGGCGGGCGTGCTCGCGTACGGCGTCCATGACCTGCAGGAGGCGGAGTTCCTCGGCGGGCTGCAGAACAAGGCGTTCGACATCAGCGCGACGATCCCGCCGGACAGCTGGTACGGCACGCTCCTGAAGGGCGTCTTCAACTTCCAGCCCGATCCGACGGTTGTCCAGGTCACGGTGTGGCTGCTGTACCTGATCCCGACGCTCGCGTTCTTCTTCGCCCCGGTAGGGTTCGGGCCCGGGAAGGGGAAGGTGAACGCAACGCATGAGCAGGCTTCCAAGGCAGCGCACTCCGATGCGGGGCGGACGGTCGCAGCGGACGGTCCGGTACGCGATGGCGGCGTCGACGGCGACCGTACTGACGGTGACGGCGACCGGGTGCGTGACGGTGCACGGGGAGCGGGAGGTCATCCCGTCGGCGACGAAGGCTGA
- the efeB gene encoding iron uptake transporter deferrochelatase/peroxidase subunit, whose amino-acid sequence MAEITDDTGTAPVPDEADKGAGSGSPSRRSLLGWGGAGLALGAAVTGGAVAVARSGDDAVPAASAGGAVAFHGKHQAGIATAVQDRLHFAAFDVKTDDREQFVQLLKDWTKAAARMTAGHQVGEGAFGGLAEAPPDDTGEALGLKPSRLTLTIGFGPGLFEKFDLADRRPEALVDLPKFPGDNLDRSRSGGDLCVQACADDPQVAVHAIRNLARIGFGKVAVRWSQLGFGKTSSTTPGAQTPRNLFGFKDGTRNVSGEDASALAKHVWVGEKDGPGWMAGGSYLVARRIRMNVETWDRTPLGEQEDIFGRDKGEGAPVGRAKEHDEPFLKAMKPDSHVRLAHPDTNDGATILRRGYSFTDGTDGLGRLDAGLFFLAYQRDVRTGFIPVQRTLSRSDTLNEYIQHVGSAVFAIPPGVRGKDDWWGRALFG is encoded by the coding sequence ATGGCTGAGATCACCGACGACACGGGCACGGCGCCCGTTCCTGACGAGGCGGACAAGGGCGCCGGCTCCGGTTCCCCCTCGCGGCGTTCGCTCCTCGGCTGGGGCGGTGCGGGGCTCGCGCTCGGCGCCGCGGTGACCGGGGGCGCGGTGGCGGTGGCCCGGTCCGGGGACGATGCCGTGCCGGCCGCGTCGGCGGGCGGCGCGGTCGCCTTCCACGGCAAGCACCAGGCGGGCATCGCGACCGCCGTCCAGGACCGGCTGCACTTCGCCGCGTTCGACGTGAAGACGGACGACCGCGAGCAGTTCGTGCAGCTCCTGAAGGACTGGACGAAGGCCGCCGCGCGGATGACCGCGGGGCACCAGGTCGGCGAGGGTGCCTTCGGCGGGCTCGCCGAGGCGCCGCCGGACGACACCGGCGAGGCGCTCGGACTCAAGCCGTCCCGGCTCACCCTCACCATCGGCTTCGGGCCTGGTCTCTTCGAGAAGTTCGACCTGGCGGATCGCCGTCCCGAAGCCCTCGTCGATCTCCCGAAGTTCCCCGGCGACAACCTCGACAGGTCCCGCAGCGGCGGCGACCTCTGCGTGCAGGCCTGCGCGGACGACCCGCAGGTCGCCGTGCACGCCATCCGCAACCTCGCCCGCATCGGCTTCGGCAAGGTCGCGGTGCGCTGGTCGCAGCTCGGCTTCGGGAAGACCTCGTCGACGACGCCGGGTGCGCAGACGCCCCGTAACCTCTTCGGCTTCAAGGACGGCACGCGCAACGTCTCGGGCGAGGACGCCTCCGCGCTCGCGAAGCACGTGTGGGTCGGCGAGAAGGACGGGCCCGGCTGGATGGCCGGCGGCTCGTACCTCGTCGCGCGCCGCATCCGCATGAACGTCGAGACCTGGGACCGGACTCCGCTCGGCGAGCAGGAGGACATCTTCGGGCGCGACAAGGGCGAGGGCGCTCCGGTCGGCAGGGCCAAGGAGCACGACGAGCCGTTCCTGAAGGCGATGAAGCCCGACTCGCACGTCCGGCTCGCGCACCCGGACACCAACGACGGTGCGACGATCCTGCGCCGCGGCTACTCCTTCACGGACGGCACCGACGGCCTCGGCCGCCTGGACGCGGGGCTGTTCTTCCTCGCGTACCAGCGGGACGTCCGCACGGGGTTCATTCCGGTGCAGCGCACGCTGTCGCGCTCCGACACGCTCAACGAGTACATCCAGCACGTGGGTTCAGCGGTCTTCGCGATCCCGCCGGGCGTCCGCGGCAAGGACGACTGGTGGGGCCGGGCACTGTTCGGCTGA
- the efeO gene encoding iron uptake system protein EfeO, with the protein MRPVRLPVATAIAAAAALTAVTGCTEKSDAKSGGNTVEVTATDDKCEVSKTKLSSGHVELAIENKGSKVTEVYLLFPDDRIVSERENIGPGTKQKLTAEVKSGSYQIACKPGMKGDGIRQKVTVSGGKAVKRDPRLDKAVADYRAYAQEQADATLPKVKLFTDAVREGDIEGAKKTYSNSRIGWERTEPVAESFGDIDPKVDLREDGLEEGQDLEKDWTGWHRLERALWKDKKIGEREKELATQLDKDLKDWQNRVGKAEITPTSMANGAKELLDEVATGKVTGEEERYSHTDLVDFKANVEGAEEAYGLLKAVASENDPALTKELDKQFAALDKLLDKYRQGGGKDSYTFTSYDKLDKADTKELADGVNALAEPLSKLAAAVVVKSK; encoded by the coding sequence ATGCGCCCCGTCCGCCTCCCCGTCGCCACTGCCATAGCCGCAGCGGCAGCGCTCACCGCCGTCACGGGCTGCACCGAGAAGAGCGACGCCAAGAGCGGTGGCAACACCGTCGAGGTGACCGCCACCGACGACAAGTGCGAGGTCTCCAAGACCAAGCTCAGCTCCGGGCACGTCGAGCTCGCCATCGAGAACAAGGGCTCCAAGGTCACCGAGGTCTACCTCCTCTTCCCCGACGACCGCATCGTCAGCGAGCGCGAGAACATCGGCCCCGGCACGAAGCAGAAGCTCACCGCCGAGGTGAAGTCCGGCTCGTACCAGATCGCCTGCAAGCCCGGCATGAAGGGCGACGGCATCCGCCAGAAGGTCACCGTCAGCGGCGGCAAGGCCGTCAAGCGCGACCCGCGTCTGGACAAGGCCGTCGCCGACTACCGCGCCTACGCGCAGGAGCAGGCCGACGCGACGCTGCCCAAGGTGAAGCTCTTCACCGACGCCGTCCGCGAGGGCGACATCGAGGGCGCGAAGAAGACGTACTCCAACTCCCGCATCGGCTGGGAGCGCACCGAGCCCGTCGCCGAGTCCTTCGGCGACATCGACCCGAAGGTCGACCTGCGCGAGGACGGCCTGGAGGAGGGGCAGGACCTGGAGAAGGACTGGACGGGCTGGCACCGTCTGGAGCGGGCCCTGTGGAAGGACAAGAAGATCGGCGAGCGCGAGAAGGAGCTCGCCACGCAGCTGGACAAGGACCTCAAGGACTGGCAGAACCGCGTCGGCAAGGCCGAGATCACCCCGACCTCCATGGCCAACGGCGCCAAGGAGCTCCTCGACGAGGTCGCCACCGGCAAGGTCACCGGCGAGGAGGAGCGCTACTCGCACACCGACCTCGTCGACTTCAAGGCGAACGTCGAGGGCGCCGAGGAGGCGTACGGCCTGCTCAAGGCGGTCGCGTCGGAGAACGACCCGGCGCTCACCAAGGAGCTCGACAAGCAGTTCGCGGCCCTGGACAAGCTGCTCGACAAGTACCGCCAGGGCGGCGGCAAGGACTCGTACACGTTCACGTCGTACGACAAGCTCGACAAGGCGGACACGAAGGAACTGGCGGACGGCGTCAACGCGCTCGCGGAGCCGCTGTCGAAGCTGGCCGCCGCCGTCGTCGTCAAGTCCAAGTAG
- a CDS encoding heme ABC transporter ATP-binding protein yields the protein MVGWIAGRLFSSGRGRALPGPVSPGDALAEASGLRVRLGGREVLAGVSLTARAGEVLALVGPNGAGKSTLLAALAADLPADEGAVRVCGRPTTAWAARELALRRAVLPQAAALSFPFAVEDVVRMGRAPWAGTAREDEDDRVVREAMAATEVSEFATRPFSALSGGERARVALARVLAQRAPLLLLDEPTAALDLRHQELVLRVCRERAAAGDAVVVVLHDLGLAAAYADRVAVLQGGGIAAEGRPVEVFTGELLSEVYRQPVEVFPHPRTGAPLVAPVRG from the coding sequence ATGGTCGGGTGGATCGCCGGGCGGCTGTTCTCGTCCGGACGCGGGCGTGCGCTGCCGGGGCCCGTCTCACCCGGCGACGCACTGGCCGAGGCGTCGGGGCTGCGGGTGCGGCTCGGGGGGCGCGAGGTCCTTGCCGGGGTGTCCCTGACCGCGCGGGCTGGCGAGGTGCTTGCCCTGGTCGGGCCCAACGGGGCGGGGAAGTCGACGCTGCTGGCCGCCCTTGCCGCGGACCTTCCGGCCGACGAAGGGGCGGTACGCGTCTGCGGGCGGCCCACCACGGCGTGGGCCGCCCGCGAACTGGCCCTGCGGCGCGCCGTGTTGCCGCAGGCCGCCGCGCTCTCCTTCCCCTTCGCGGTCGAGGACGTCGTACGGATGGGGCGCGCGCCCTGGGCGGGTACGGCGCGGGAGGACGAGGACGACCGTGTCGTGCGGGAGGCGATGGCCGCGACGGAGGTGAGCGAGTTCGCCACCCGTCCCTTCTCCGCGCTCAGCGGGGGTGAGCGGGCGCGGGTCGCGCTGGCCCGTGTCCTCGCCCAGCGGGCGCCGCTGCTGCTGCTCGACGAGCCGACCGCGGCGCTCGATCTGCGCCACCAGGAGCTGGTGCTCCGGGTCTGCCGGGAGCGGGCCGCCGCGGGGGATGCGGTGGTGGTGGTGCTGCATGACCTGGGGCTTGCGGCGGCGTACGCGGATCGTGTGGCGGTGCTTCAGGGTGGGGGCATCGCTGCGGAGGGCCGTCCGGTCGAGGTGTTCACCGGGGAGCTCCTGAGCGAGGTGTACCGGCAGCCGGTCGAGGTCTTTCCGCATCCCCGGACGGGGGCTCCGCTGGTTGCCCCCGTCCGGGGCTGA
- a CDS encoding FecCD family ABC transporter permease, translating to MDDRAASREPHKPGVRRRSATAALTLGLVAVLVLLCLLSAGIGAYDIPLGDVLSSVQHRIGLGGSALDRVGESVLWNVRLPRVTLALLVGASLGCAGALMQGVFGNPLAEPGVIGISAGAAVGAVASIALGLSFFGNWTVTVCAFVAGLATVLLVYALSRNGGRTEVVTLILTGIAVNAFAGALIGLCIFFADNAQITQITFWQLGSLSGATWPKVLAVLPCAVAGLAVAPLYARKLDLLALGERPARHLGVDVERLRLVLVLVVALLTAAAVAVAGIITFVGLLVPHLLRMAAGPGHRFLVPGSALGGAVVLVGADLAARTVAAPAELPLGVLTALFGSPFFFWLLRRTRRKQGGWA from the coding sequence GTGGACGACAGAGCCGCATCGCGGGAGCCGCACAAGCCCGGCGTCCGCCGCCGGAGCGCGACCGCCGCCCTCACCCTCGGCCTCGTCGCCGTCCTCGTCCTCCTCTGTCTCCTCTCCGCCGGCATCGGCGCGTACGACATCCCCCTCGGGGACGTCCTCAGCTCCGTACAGCACCGGATCGGTCTCGGCGGGAGCGCGCTCGACCGGGTCGGCGAGAGCGTCCTGTGGAACGTGCGGCTGCCGCGCGTGACGCTCGCCCTGCTCGTCGGGGCGTCGCTCGGCTGCGCGGGGGCGCTCATGCAGGGCGTGTTCGGCAATCCGCTCGCCGAGCCCGGCGTCATCGGGATCTCGGCGGGCGCGGCCGTCGGCGCGGTGGCGTCGATCGCGCTCGGGCTCAGCTTCTTCGGGAACTGGACCGTGACGGTCTGCGCGTTCGTCGCCGGGCTCGCCACCGTCCTTCTCGTGTACGCCCTTTCGCGCAACGGCGGGCGCACCGAGGTCGTCACGCTCATCCTCACCGGGATCGCGGTGAACGCGTTCGCGGGGGCACTGATCGGGCTCTGCATCTTCTTCGCGGACAACGCACAGATCACCCAGATCACCTTCTGGCAGCTCGGCTCGCTCTCGGGTGCGACGTGGCCGAAGGTGCTCGCCGTGCTGCCGTGTGCGGTGGCCGGTCTGGCCGTGGCGCCGCTGTACGCACGGAAGTTGGACCTCCTCGCGCTCGGCGAGCGGCCCGCGCGGCATCTGGGGGTCGACGTCGAGCGGCTGCGGCTGGTGCTTGTCCTGGTGGTGGCGCTGCTGACCGCCGCCGCCGTGGCCGTCGCGGGGATCATCACGTTCGTCGGACTCCTCGTCCCGCATCTGCTGCGGATGGCGGCGGGGCCCGGGCACCGCTTCCTCGTGCCGGGCAGTGCGCTGGGCGGTGCGGTCGTCCTGGTCGGCGCGGATCTCGCGGCGCGGACGGTGGCGGCTCCGGCGGAGCTGCCACTCGGGGTGCTCACCGCGCTCTTCGGGAGCCCGTTCTTCTTCTGGCTGCTGCGCAGGACCCGTCGTAAGCAAGGGGGTTGGGCATGA
- a CDS encoding heme/hemin ABC transporter substrate-binding protein, which translates to MPRSLRIAGAWTAVLALALTGCGSSSDGGGGTSPKAKAAASAPDRVEPLKSRPEPALPATVTSADGKKVTVEDTSRIVPLTGSLSEIVFTLGLGKNVVARDITATFEQAKKLPVVTRAHDVSAESVLSLKPTVVLADTSTGPAEAIGQIRDAGIPLVVFDPAKGLDDVAPRIEAVAKTLGVEKSGDELKSRTQERIAKARKSIPASARTEKPRVAFLYLRGSASVYLLGGRESGASSLLEAAGAVDAGKESGLKKDFTAITSEALAKAAPDAILVMSKGLESVDGVDGLLKIPGVAETPAGLDRRIVSIDDGVLLNYGPRTDQVLKSLVEQLYGSAK; encoded by the coding sequence ATGCCGCGCTCACTCCGTATCGCCGGCGCGTGGACCGCCGTTCTCGCCCTGGCCCTCACGGGCTGCGGATCGTCGTCGGACGGCGGTGGCGGGACCTCCCCTAAGGCGAAGGCCGCGGCTTCCGCGCCCGACCGGGTCGAGCCGCTGAAGTCCCGCCCCGAGCCCGCGCTCCCCGCCACCGTCACGTCGGCCGACGGCAAGAAGGTCACCGTCGAGGACACGAGCCGCATCGTGCCGCTGACCGGCAGCCTCAGTGAGATCGTCTTCACGCTCGGGCTCGGAAAGAACGTCGTGGCCCGCGACATCACCGCCACCTTCGAGCAGGCGAAGAAGCTGCCGGTGGTGACACGTGCGCACGACGTCTCGGCGGAGAGCGTCCTGTCCCTGAAGCCGACGGTCGTCCTCGCTGACACCTCGACGGGGCCCGCCGAGGCCATCGGCCAGATCCGGGACGCGGGCATCCCGCTGGTCGTGTTCGACCCGGCGAAGGGCCTCGACGACGTGGCTCCGCGGATCGAGGCGGTGGCCAAGACCCTGGGCGTCGAGAAGTCGGGCGACGAGCTCAAGTCCCGTACGCAGGAACGGATCGCGAAGGCACGGAAGTCCATCCCGGCATCCGCCCGCACCGAGAAGCCCCGCGTCGCCTTCCTCTACCTGCGCGGCTCGGCCTCCGTCTATCTGCTCGGCGGCCGCGAGTCCGGCGCGAGTTCGCTCCTGGAGGCGGCGGGCGCCGTCGACGCGGGCAAGGAGTCGGGCCTGAAGAAGGACTTCACGGCGATCACCAGCGAGGCGCTGGCCAAGGCGGCACCCGACGCGATCCTGGTCATGTCGAAGGGGCTCGAATCCGTGGACGGCGTGGACGGGCTGCTCAAGATCCCGGGCGTCGCCGAGACCCCCGCGGGGCTCGACCGCCGCATCGTCTCGATCGACGACGGGGTGCTCCTGAACTACGGGCCGCGGACGGACCAGGTCCTGAAGTCGCTGGTGGAGCAGTTGTACGGGAGCGCGAAGTGA
- a CDS encoding HtaA domain-containing protein: MSSSRQARAIARAGAVAVLTALVGALLPAATAHAQGRTVQGGRLDWGIKSSFQSYVTGPIAQGSSTLQGGAATVGGSQFRFHSAKGSYDPDSGAFSAAFSGGVRFLGHKKGGSYELDLTISRPTVKISGGSGTLYADMVSKEKGTGKVTSTAQVPLATLGMSGINMKGGAGPIALDNLPATLTSQGAKAFAGYYTAGTELDRVSLSTDLAAKSGSGSGSDKPSKKPSPKPSQSAKSDEKAKAGRIEDAAVDWGVRRTFREYVTGSIAQGEWKLSAGAQDGGALFRFPRGEGTYDKKKQTLDADFAGAVRFTGEHGLDLALSKVAVEVKDGKGTLFADVDSKGSKSSKGVTLKKAPLITFAAEELKPKDGLVSLTEVPSKLTADGAKAFGGMYKAGSDMDPLSLAVGLDADAKLPALPDLGSSASPAPQAKKAEPKTENTASDASDSSSPALPIGIGAGVALLLAAAVTFGVVRKKRAATDTPGSDS, encoded by the coding sequence ATGTCGTCCTCAAGACAGGCGCGAGCCATCGCCCGCGCCGGAGCCGTGGCCGTGCTCACCGCGCTCGTCGGAGCACTGCTGCCGGCGGCCACCGCGCACGCGCAAGGCCGCACGGTCCAGGGCGGACGGCTCGACTGGGGCATCAAATCCTCCTTCCAGAGCTACGTCACCGGGCCGATCGCGCAGGGGAGTTCGACGCTCCAGGGCGGGGCCGCCACGGTCGGCGGCAGTCAGTTCCGCTTCCATTCGGCGAAGGGTTCGTACGACCCGGACAGCGGGGCCTTCAGCGCCGCCTTCTCCGGAGGGGTGCGCTTCCTCGGGCACAAGAAGGGCGGCTCGTACGAGCTGGACCTCACCATCAGCCGCCCCACCGTCAAGATCTCCGGCGGCTCCGGCACGCTCTACGCCGACATGGTCAGCAAGGAGAAGGGCACGGGCAAGGTCACATCCACCGCCCAGGTGCCGCTCGCGACCCTCGGCATGTCCGGCATCAACATGAAGGGCGGCGCGGGCCCGATCGCCCTCGATAACCTTCCCGCCACGCTCACTTCCCAGGGTGCGAAGGCCTTCGCCGGGTACTACACGGCGGGCACCGAGCTCGACCGGGTGAGCCTGTCGACGGACCTCGCGGCGAAGTCCGGCTCCGGTTCCGGCTCCGACAAGCCCTCCAAGAAGCCCTCGCCGAAGCCCTCTCAGTCCGCGAAGTCCGACGAGAAGGCGAAGGCCGGCCGTATCGAGGACGCCGCCGTCGACTGGGGCGTGCGCCGCACCTTCCGGGAGTACGTCACCGGCTCCATCGCCCAGGGCGAATGGAAACTGTCCGCCGGGGCCCAGGACGGGGGCGCGCTCTTCCGCTTCCCGCGGGGCGAGGGGACGTACGACAAGAAGAAGCAGACCCTCGACGCGGACTTCGCGGGCGCGGTGCGCTTCACCGGTGAGCACGGCCTCGATCTCGCGCTGAGCAAGGTCGCCGTCGAGGTGAAGGACGGCAAGGGCACGCTCTTCGCGGACGTCGACAGCAAGGGCAGCAAAAGCAGCAAGGGCGTCACGCTGAAGAAGGCACCCCTGATCACCTTCGCGGCCGAGGAGTTGAAGCCGAAGGACGGGCTCGTCTCCCTCACCGAGGTGCCCTCGAAGCTCACCGCCGACGGCGCCAAGGCGTTCGGCGGCATGTACAAGGCGGGCTCCGACATGGACCCGCTCTCGCTCGCCGTCGGCCTCGACGCCGACGCGAAGCTGCCCGCGCTGCCGGACCTCGGCTCCTCCGCGAGCCCGGCACCGCAGGCGAAGAAGGCCGAGCCGAAGACCGAGAACACCGCTTCGGACGCCTCCGACTCCTCGTCGCCCGCCCTGCCGATCGGCATCGGCGCGGGCGTGGCGCTGCTGCTCGCCGCCGCGGTCACGTTCGGCGTCGTACGCAAGAAGCGTGCGGCGACGGACACCCCCGGCTCGGACTCCTGA
- a CDS encoding HtaA domain-containing protein, giving the protein MAANRRPITLAAAVATAVTLGATALTLPALAADSGNAAAPQVELKDGTLDWGFKESFRKYVTGMAAGKIEATDGAKQAADNGVFTFTDGKGTYDTGTHATDVAFKGSVRFSSTAHGFDIKVADVKVRTKGTSGAIQADVSLNGTAQNDIDVAKLDLTGITPGTGEGGAMTYKDIPATLTADGAKAFNGMYKEGDKLDPATLSVKQGGAPTEKPTETPKPTDKPTETPKPTAKPTETPKPTAKPTATATPKPTSGTEQPAGEVHDGSLAWGVKESFRRYIESGGGATLSGGAEKNDNGYDFPYAKGDVDSDAKKLDASFGGAVRFQYKAHGIDMKFSDIKVAASGTKGTLTVDVTTPKGTNNDVKFATLDLSKASYTAKDDVVVLDKVPAAFTAAGAKQFESEDAPSGYKEGDAIDPVTVALAVADGAQLPGGSGGTGDTAGTGGSGSTGGGSSDLGGSVGGGTGGSMASTGASVPTGALLGTAGVIVAAGAGAVFVARRRTS; this is encoded by the coding sequence ATGGCCGCCAACCGTCGTCCCATAACCCTCGCGGCAGCCGTCGCGACCGCCGTCACGCTCGGCGCGACCGCCCTGACCCTTCCGGCGCTCGCCGCGGACAGCGGCAACGCCGCAGCGCCGCAGGTGGAACTCAAGGACGGCACGCTGGACTGGGGCTTCAAGGAGTCCTTCCGCAAGTACGTCACCGGCATGGCCGCAGGCAAGATCGAGGCCACGGACGGCGCCAAGCAGGCCGCCGACAACGGGGTGTTCACCTTCACCGACGGCAAGGGGACGTACGACACCGGGACGCACGCCACCGACGTCGCCTTCAAGGGCAGCGTCCGCTTCTCCTCCACGGCCCACGGCTTCGACATCAAGGTCGCCGACGTGAAGGTCCGCACGAAGGGCACGAGCGGCGCCATCCAGGCCGACGTCAGCCTCAACGGCACCGCCCAGAACGACATCGACGTCGCCAAGCTCGACCTGACCGGCATCACACCCGGCACGGGCGAGGGCGGCGCGATGACCTACAAGGACATCCCGGCGACGCTGACGGCGGACGGCGCCAAGGCGTTCAACGGCATGTACAAGGAGGGCGACAAGCTCGACCCGGCCACCCTCTCGGTGAAGCAGGGCGGCGCCCCCACCGAGAAGCCGACCGAGACGCCGAAGCCGACGGACAAGCCCACCGAGACGCCCAAGCCGACCGCGAAGCCCACCGAGACCCCGAAGCCGACGGCGAAGCCGACCGCGACCGCGACGCCGAAGCCGACGTCCGGCACCGAGCAGCCCGCGGGCGAGGTCCACGACGGCTCGCTCGCCTGGGGCGTGAAGGAGAGCTTCCGCCGGTACATCGAGTCCGGCGGCGGCGCCACGCTCTCCGGCGGCGCCGAGAAGAACGACAACGGCTACGACTTCCCGTACGCCAAGGGCGATGTGGACAGCGACGCGAAGAAGCTGGACGCGTCCTTCGGGGGCGCCGTCCGCTTCCAGTACAAGGCGCACGGCATCGACATGAAGTTCAGCGACATCAAGGTGGCCGCGAGCGGCACCAAGGGCACGCTGACCGTGGACGTCACCACGCCCAAGGGCACCAACAACGACGTGAAGTTCGCGACGCTCGACCTCTCCAAGGCCTCGTACACGGCGAAGGACGATGTCGTCGTGCTCGACAAGGTGCCCGCGGCGTTCACCGCGGCGGGCGCGAAGCAGTTCGAGAGCGAGGACGCGCCGTCCGGCTACAAGGAGGGTGACGCGATCGACCCGGTGACCGTGGCTCTCGCGGTCGCCGACGGGGCGCAGCTGCCGGGCGGCAGCGGCGGCACCGGCGACACGGCAGGCACGGGCGGTTCCGGCTCCACCGGCGGGGGTTCGTCCGACCTCGGCGGTTCGGTCGGCGGCGGCACGGGCGGCTCGATGGCGTCCACCGGTGCGTCGGTGCCGACGGGTGCGCTGCTCGGGACGGCGGGTGTGATCGTCGCCGCGGGCGCGGGAGCGGTCTTCGTGGCCAGGCGCCGCACTTCCTGA
- a CDS encoding PhzF family phenazine biosynthesis protein: MTEPLEGLDVLRVFCGPDGRHGNELGVVRDGARVPGRGERQEIAGKLGFSETVFVDDPERGVIDIYTPTLRLPFAGHPCVGTSWLLDVPELVTPAGVVQARQDGEFSWIAARAEWAPERTLRPYGSPAEVDALAVPPQGEWVYAWAWEDEAAGRVRARGFPGRDDGIREDEATGAAALLLCAELGRALNITQGRGSQILAAPGPGGLIEVGGRVRLDGR; the protein is encoded by the coding sequence GTGACAGAACCACTTGAGGGCCTTGACGTCCTGCGAGTCTTCTGCGGGCCCGACGGTCGGCACGGCAACGAGCTCGGTGTCGTGCGCGACGGGGCCCGCGTTCCCGGGCGGGGCGAGCGGCAGGAGATCGCCGGGAAGCTCGGCTTCAGCGAGACGGTGTTCGTCGATGACCCCGAGCGCGGGGTCATCGACATCTACACCCCCACGCTGCGGCTTCCCTTCGCCGGGCACCCTTGCGTCGGTACGTCCTGGCTGCTGGACGTCCCCGAACTGGTCACGCCCGCGGGGGTGGTTCAGGCCCGTCAGGACGGGGAGTTCAGCTGGATCGCGGCGCGTGCGGAATGGGCGCCGGAGCGGACGCTGCGTCCGTACGGGAGCCCGGCCGAGGTGGACGCCCTGGCGGTGCCTCCGCAGGGGGAGTGGGTGTACGCGTGGGCGTGGGAGGACGAGGCGGCGGGGCGGGTCCGTGCCCGGGGCTTTCCGGGGCGCGATGACGGCATCCGGGAGGACGAGGCCACGGGGGCGGCGGCGTTGCTGTTGTGCGCGGAGCTGGGCCGGGCGTTGAACATCACGCAGGGGCGCGGCTCGCAGATCCTTGCGGCGCCGGGGCCAGGGGGGTTGATCGAGGTGGGGGGACGTGTGCGGCTCGATGGGCGCTGA
- a CDS encoding heme oxygenase (biliverdin-producing): MDPFSTVIRTASHEQHTEAETSTFMSDLLGGRLGVDAYARYTEQLWFVYRALEEGAAALKDGPVAGPFIQPELLRVAELERDLSHLRGAGWQASATPLPATAAYAARVAECAQEWPGGYVAHHYTRYLGDLSGGQIIRGKAEQTWGFARKGDGVRFYVFEGISNPAAFKRGYRELLDGLGEVVPDELERQRIVDECKRAFALNTGVFRELGEEFPLSA, encoded by the coding sequence ATGGATCCGTTCTCCACGGTCATCCGCACCGCGTCGCACGAGCAGCACACGGAGGCGGAGACCTCGACGTTCATGAGCGACCTCCTCGGCGGCAGGCTCGGCGTCGACGCGTACGCGCGCTACACCGAGCAGCTGTGGTTCGTGTACCGCGCCCTGGAGGAGGGCGCCGCGGCGCTGAAGGACGGCCCGGTCGCGGGGCCGTTCATACAGCCCGAGCTGCTGCGCGTCGCGGAGCTGGAGCGGGACCTCTCCCATCTGCGGGGCGCGGGCTGGCAGGCCTCGGCCACCCCGCTGCCCGCCACGGCGGCGTACGCGGCGCGGGTCGCGGAGTGCGCGCAGGAGTGGCCCGGCGGCTATGTGGCCCACCACTACACCCGTTACCTCGGCGATCTCTCCGGCGGCCAGATCATCCGCGGCAAGGCGGAGCAGACGTGGGGGTTCGCCCGGAAGGGCGACGGAGTGCGGTTCTACGTCTTCGAGGGAATCTCGAACCCGGCCGCGTTCAAGCGGGGCTATCGGGAGCTGCTGGACGGCCTCGGGGAAGTCGTCCCCGACGAGCTGGAGCGGCAGCGGATCGTGGACGAGTGCAAGCGCGCTTTCGCTTTGAATACCGGGGTGTTCCGCGAGCTGGGGGAAGAGTTCCCGCTGTCCGCGTAA